atgacttattagtgaaatttccaattgttataccggaagactgtgcagagttgagaacaggtaaatacaaatttgacaaatagcgagacaactgagataacagatccactatatggattccttctctgtctttgttgaacccatactgagttaccagagaactgttcatttggtttgagtgttgtacaaaacaccacacttggcaaatttttaggaagacagctcactttgattacagctcgacgggcgacagattgttgtcgaagtccattactcgtcgcttctaaaATTCGACctcctgtcttgttcagtatccaattcgcttgctattattgagcttcataagggtacattttgttcaaagatccactaaaacgccattcgccttacatgactttcgacgccattgccggttaagttaatcgttctactgtgtccaccagagaaatctacgcatttcccactaccctctcgatcctaagaaaatacgcgtagaaggctccatgcacaaagacaccacttagcaggggagtgacaggcaagacttttaccgacacggaaaaaaataaaaaaaaaaagaaaacgaaaaataaaaaaacgacgaaattaaagacagattccgactgggttggcaacccagtaaaaacgacgaaatcaacgcagacctccactggtttgccataggcaacccagtaattattttGACGGAAAGTCACGGTTTGCTAATGTTTTGCCCGGAGTCGTGCATGTGTATCATACGCGCGAGATATAGGTACAATTCGTATTCAACGGCCTCCGGTTAATTTAACGAAGTTAAATCAGTTGCGGTATTAAACGTGATAACTTCTGGGAATAGTCATTACCTGCTCTCTTCAATTGGAGCAATGACAAAAAGGATTGAAAGCCCGCAAAACGACAGCGGGTGCTACCCATCGTTTCAGACCAATTTGAGGTAGTTCGAGCCAATTAAAAAAAGTTGACTGACCAAATTTAGAAAAAACGCTTTTCTCCCCGCTCAATAAATGACGATTTTAGTTTTCGTAATCAAATGTAGGAATGACTCAGTGTTATAAGTAAAAGCCGGGATTTGTCCTGATTGCAAATGATCTTAATCATGCACCTTCCGACAcccggaaagcaaaattttaaAGAATACGTTGGACTGATGTTTGCGCCTACGTGGTCGATTTCTAGATCAAtaaaagcaagagaaaattCGCTCTTcttattgttttccttttccccAGATAATTTTCCAGCTAAAAGCAATCTTCGCACTCTTCAAGATGCACTTCAAGCAGTACATAAAATGAgccaaaatgaaaagctatccAGTGAAAAGGCATCTCTCAAAGACAGCAAGAGTGTTAGTGCGACCACCGTTCTGAGCAAATCACTTACCGTACAGTCTGTAAAGCCTGGTAAGTTACGTATATGTAAGGATTAAATTCACTCGCATTTTGACACTAGTTTTGACAAAAAGCGACGAGGCcaattttaaaaactttgaaaatacaagtgaaaattaatccttaattgcacgagggcaAATTGTGATTCATTGTGATTACAatcatgtttatcacataaagggcaaggttattgagggaagcccgttcaatgcCACGACAAATGACAATAAACGTAACATGCTTTCATATTCAATAAATCGACGTTATCAACAGAAATAgagtttaatttaattaaaccgTATTTTACACTGTGAACAAAAAGCAGTTTAGCGAGTCAGAATGTGGACCaggattctcttgtaacttcgctttGTCCttataagcaactgttaaccaatcatgatcaagtaatcatgacctcttgattaagaaaacaaaagccctctttctcagccaatcagcattcagccCCTATGTGATAATATAATGAAAGCATTACTTACAGTTTGATAACCAGTTAGGTTATGCTGAAATTTGCTCGAGCCGAAGGGCGATGGGTTAAGCCCTGTCCTCGTCGtcataagcacaagcaacaaaaacaaactcagtAGGGTCTTCTCGATCGTTAGTACCTTTTGTTAGGACAAAACACAAATTAGGCCTTTCATTCCCGAGATCGACACGTTAATTCTCCTAACTAGTTTCATAGCTTTTTTGGGGGGGGTAGTCATGGGAATATGATGCTTCATCAAGGTCCCgtctcttaagctgataatcatcttcattctcaatacctgtctgactgacatttcattgaaattgggaggagaatttacattttgatcaCTCCTGggaagtcaaagggttaacgACAAGTCAATGAGTCTGCTCATGGTGATTGTGCTTGCGTCAAGCCTTGTGTCGCAAGATCTCTACTCCCCTCCGAGACGAAAAGTACGATATCAACTTATTGCTCGCGTGACAATGAGCAAACTATTAATACTATTACAGCAGTTTCATGGCCATTTTAACCAGAAATTTGCAAAAGGGAGAACTTTGAAAAGAAACTTTACACCTACAAATGGTTTTCATCCACATAACTTGCGCAGGTAGCTTAATTTGTTAGATTTATCTTGTTTGTTAGGTAGTTTATTGGGTCATATAAGAGAGTCATAAGAGTGTCCCCTCATTGCGGTCACCTCCCCTTCTCAAATAGTAGTCGCTCCTCGGAAGCATCCCCCTGAGAAGAGGGATTCCAAGCAAAACACTATTTCCTCTTTTTGATAGGAGAAAAAGCGaaagtttttcaaagttcaCCACCTCAACTATCACCATACCAAGATTCAACAACTCAACCACATAGTTCTGCCATAAAAGCGAAGTCAGCAGGCAACTTGATTAGCAAAACCAAAGACCTTATCCAAGGCCATCCTAGCCAACCCATTGAGTCTGTTGGTACTGCAGATGACAACATGAAGAGGGGCTTCTCAAAACGGGAGTCGTCACTGTGGCCAGTCAACAGCAATACCAGGGAAACTCTACCGCGACCACAACAGTATGACGATATGGGAggtgagaaaacaacaaaaacgtaCGATATGTTAAAGCTGGCTTTAATGGAATTCGAAAGCCATGGGTTATGAATAACAATTAGAAGAAAATCCTAGCAGAACAAATGTCGCCCTGCACGAGTGAGTCTTTCCCTCGTATTTGGCCATTTACAACTAAAGCCCTATTCACACGGCATAAACTAACCTAGGCTCGACCGGGGTTCAAATTGACTCCGGTTAGTTATCGTTGTGTGAACTCTGCTAACCCTGGTTCGGCCTGGGTTAAATCTCCAGTGGTAGGTTCGACCTGGGTCGAACCTGAGTTGCGTTTGAAGAAGTGTCGTGTGAACGCAAACCAGGAGCGAACTCGGGTTAATTTtcataggccatttccgagttcatgtctgcctcctcttcaaagcgagtctaattgcgaagtttttcttatgaaacttagttttcattcataagtAAATtggaactaattaccatcacaaaaacttcgcacttagactcgttttgaagaggaggcggacgtgaactcggaaatcaCATATACGTTTACCAACCGAGCGTTGCGTATGCGTATTTCATGCCGCCATTTTTTCCGAATATATTCAACGCGTCGACTGTAGTTCGGGCAATATTCGAGATCTCTAGTTCAGATAGGTGGCGAGCCCATTTTTGGGCAGAAACTTGACTCTTTATTTATCCGCCTTCTTCTGCTTCTTGCGATTTGAGAAACAAAGCCACACTAACGCGAAAGCTTTCATTAAATAAGTTTGCCTCCAAATCTCCACCGTAATCCGCCATGTTGTCGCTAGTACTACATTCAAGATCCTGTTATGGaaacaaatgcgcatgcgtgtaAAAAAATACCCCGGTTCGCCTCAAGGTACGTGTTCACATCAGTTTTCTGCAATTCTCCTTGTGAACAAAATAGGGGAGGGGCGAACCCGCGTTAATTTGAACCCTGGTGAACCTAGGTTAGTTTATACTGTTTGAATAGGGCTCGAATCTTGCATTTTAGTCACGCGATAAGGGGCTATGttttctgccaaaaaaaaaaaaatggtgttaGAGAAAAGCTGAAACGTATTCTCGATTACAGTACCGGTAATTTTAATTCCAGAATACCAAATTATTCTAAATTTCAGAATACCAAAGCCCAGACAGCAATTCTAAAATGCACTGGTTAGTTTGGGCTTGAGGAACACCTGTTTCACCAAGAGTTGAGAACGGATAAATATGGTTAATTAAATTCACGGtagcttttattttattaagTGGATACCGACAGACTTATGAAATCGAACAAAAGACACTCcacaaaaatataaattttgATGAGAATAACACTAACCTAAATTACCGAATGACAATTTGGTTTTCTGAGTTGGCACGAAACCACTCAATTTGAAATAGTTGAGAAGTTCCATCCAAACCAAactcattttcatttaagaTGGCTGAACACGgtttttgatacctatgtttcatttacctttttctctaaaacccttgaTTCTTTGGTCGTCAAAAACGGTAGTTAACAACACAAACTTTGGTTTTTTATGCCGTTGCCATGtcaacatgaataaatataaacaggcctttaaaatcggttttgtttatttgcagaaaatctgggcgttagattttctttataattggcatgcaacaagcttgtaacgatgctcacaagttaagactattttaataataatttgacagagagatctttaattatcccttgttgaaggttcactggaatatctagaatttcctctgttGAAGTTCAAATGTTTTTCAATATTCCAGTTAGTTATTTCCTAGAGTATTTTCGTGCCCAATTTCGTTAAATTCTCACGTgtggttctcgagaaatagACGTAATTCCGAGAAAGCTATTCCTCATTCAATCGCAATATTTTAACGTTCTATGCATGCGCTGAATTTAACTGGGTTCcttcgataacaaagaaaaatctgcaaattgcggagttctttgcatcgttacctttcctaacatacatttctcataaaagcCTAAAACCATCAAACACTTTGTTtaattatgaggaaaaatagtacagatagcggaagcattgagcaaataaaatgattgctgtattgaagccatgtttatttttttgcaatcgttGCGCGTGTGCTGCTTGGCGTTAGCAAGAGCGCGCGCGAAAAATGTGTTCGCCTTTTGAAGTAACTCAGAAATAGGCAATTTTTCGCATCTTCTATGTCATAATAACCAAACAAACTTGTTCTTCTTTTCAGGTGCCGTCAGAAATCCTCTTGAGGACGGAACCTACTTCACACCTGCCAAATCAACCGACAAATTTGAGTACTTCGCTGAACACTATTCACCAGACCCCTACGTCGCGGCTGCCCAGAGACAGGAATGGATGACAGTGAACACTGGTAACGGGGTCTCGCCAAACCCACGCCTTAGCCGAAAGTCCAAAAGACCAAAAGTCAAACAAGCAAGGATGAAACCTTCATGGTGAAGAAGGCGGCAATCAAACAGGCCTAGCTACGCTCAAGAAGAAGCATTAAGACAATTATCCCAAAgattcatttaaaatacaattcAAAGAGTTGTTTTAATTGAGAATGGGAAAAATAAGTTTGCGGCTGTTTTGATTTGCATTAGGACACGTCGTTAAAAATCTCGCGTCAtgctttcaaccaatcacaactttaaaaatacatacaccttattgactggtttaacatataatacccGCGGAtgttttgcgagttgcgtagcaTTTTTCCGAGCAACGAGCAAAATATTCtcacgtattatatgttaaaccattcaataagagatttattatttccactattacgccatgtTCTAGTATTTTGGCTTCTTCCTGCACTGACTGAACAATTGTGTCGATTGCATAATTAGGCGCGTGCGAATGACGAAAACAACTCAGAcgaaaccattcaaatttccTTCATTTGACTGGATAAaagaaatgacgagtgacaaccGATGATAAGCTAAATTCCCCCGTTTCGTCCATATTTGCTCTCCTCTAAAGAGTTCAAATCGAGACACCACAGTgcattaccgtctcatattttgctcttt
The sequence above is a segment of the Montipora foliosa isolate CH-2021 chromosome 2, ASM3666993v2, whole genome shotgun sequence genome. Coding sequences within it:
- the LOC137993057 gene encoding uncharacterized protein, translated to MTYVHLMTVVLSASFLAFVDNFPAKSNLRTLQDALQAVHKMSQNEKLSSEKASLKDSKSVSATTVLSKSLTVQSVKPGEKAKVFQSSPPQLSPYQDSTTQPHSSAIKAKSAGNLISKTKDLIQGHPSQPIESVGTADDNMKRGFSKRESSLWPVNSNTRETLPRPQQYDDMGGAVRNPLEDGTYFTPAKSTDKFEYFAEHYSPDPYVAAAQRQEWMTVNTGNGVSPNPRLSRKSKRPKVKQARMKPSW